A part of uncultured Methanobrevibacter sp. genomic DNA contains:
- a CDS encoding serine protein kinase RIO: MDPKVAKADAKHEKLHSQKRKKDNSERKTGNEIFDKITLETLYKLANQGYIDILNGAISTGKEANVLAGITDDEKFVAVKIYRIATSDFKKMDYYLKGDPRFNVKTKNKRKIIYSWVTKEFKNLTRLYSAGVNVPEPITSSNNVLLIEFIGDDEGNPAQPVKNQPPQNPEEFFNKLLVQLKLFVNEAKLVHGDLSNYNILNLNEEPMIIDVSQSVVLDNPISKELLERDINTLVREYTKLGVKTNFDEIWEYVNPKF; encoded by the coding sequence AGTTACATTCACAAAAAAGAAAAAAGGACAATTCCGAGAGAAAAACCGGGAATGAAATTTTTGATAAAATTACTTTAGAGACATTATACAAGTTAGCTAATCAGGGATACATTGATATTTTAAATGGTGCCATAAGTACCGGCAAAGAAGCCAACGTGCTTGCAGGCATTACCGATGATGAAAAATTCGTGGCCGTTAAAATCTATAGGATAGCCACTTCTGATTTTAAAAAAATGGATTATTACCTTAAAGGCGATCCAAGATTTAACGTTAAAACCAAAAATAAAAGAAAAATTATTTATTCCTGGGTTACAAAAGAATTCAAGAACCTAACCAGATTATACTCTGCAGGAGTTAATGTTCCAGAACCGATTACAAGCTCCAACAATGTATTACTCATTGAATTTATTGGTGATGATGAAGGAAATCCTGCCCAACCAGTTAAAAACCAACCTCCACAAAATCCGGAGGAATTCTTCAATAAGTTATTGGTTCAATTAAAATTATTCGTGAACGAAGCAAAACTGGTGCATGGAGACTTGTCCAATTATAATATCCTAAATTTAAATGAAGAGCCTATGATAATTGACGTATCCCAGTCAGTAGTTCTTGACAACCCAATTTCAAAAGAATTGCTTGAACGAGATATAAACACACTCGTTCGTGAATACACAAAACTAGGTGTTAAAACTAATTTTGATGAAATTTGGGAATATGTCAACCCAAAATTTTAA
- a CDS encoding DUF86 domain-containing protein, which translates to MKQQQDIEYFGDDFNEYLANDHYQRACAFNIIQIGEYIGRLSDEFKDQHPDIAWNSLKAMRNIHAHDYENVIEHLVWETMKVELPELKEYLEKLL; encoded by the coding sequence GTGAAGCAACAGCAAGATATTGAGTATTTTGGTGATGATTTTAATGAATATTTGGCCAATGACCATTACCAAAGAGCATGTGCTTTTAACATTATCCAAATTGGAGAGTATATTGGTAGATTGTCCGATGAGTTCAAAGACCAGCATCCAGATATTGCTTGGAATAGTTTAAAAGCAATGCGGAATATTCATGCTCATGATTATGAAAATGTTATTGAACATCTGGTTTGGGAAACTATGAAAGTGGAGCTTCCAGAACTTAAGGAATACTTAGAAAAATTGTTATAA
- a CDS encoding nucleotidyltransferase family protein: MIFTIEEITKRTIPIAIKHGVNRLCLFGSYARNEASDDSDLDFIMDDGDVTSLIKYMSFVQDLEDEFKCHVDLVSSCSHNKEFLNKIKKDVVIIYER; the protein is encoded by the coding sequence ATGATATTTACAATTGAAGAAATCACAAAAAGAACCATTCCAATTGCCATTAAGCATGGGGTTAATAGGTTATGTCTTTTTGGATCTTATGCTAGAAATGAGGCAAGTGACGACAGTGATTTGGACTTCATCATGGATGATGGGGATGTGACTTCTTTAATTAAATATATGTCTTTTGTTCAAGACTTGGAAGATGAATTCAAATGTCATGTTGATTTGGTTTCATCATGCAGTCATAATAAGGAATTTTTAAACAAAATCAAAAAAGATGTGGTTATAATCTATGAACGCTAA
- a CDS encoding TMEM175 family protein, which translates to MFNKLTDRHAAITDGVFAIAMTILVLEIAVPTVAVISSDAALDEYFINYLAPSILIYFISFYLVYNFWENTVILFNFNKISYGILTLNMLTMASVCLIPFATGFFFNFYNYINVNLFFSLLILIISLLYILIFILLIRNTFKGYFDKKDEIKNHLRNDGIELPNLKLYVRGVTLTLFYILLAPVCTSLISIVLAFVSPLLSVLSFLLTLILVFIIRMKRMGKDHLENVDLTDDEKEFVDNIRKSIYGE; encoded by the coding sequence ATGTTTAATAAGTTAACTGATAGGCATGCTGCCATTACTGATGGTGTTTTTGCAATCGCTATGACAATTCTTGTTTTGGAAATTGCGGTTCCAACTGTGGCTGTAATATCATCAGATGCTGCTTTGGATGAATATTTTATAAATTATCTGGCACCTTCCATTTTAATATATTTCATAAGTTTTTATCTTGTATATAATTTTTGGGAAAATACTGTTATTCTTTTTAATTTTAATAAAATAAGCTATGGTATTTTAACATTAAATATGCTTACAATGGCTTCTGTTTGTTTAATACCATTTGCAACAGGATTTTTCTTTAATTTTTACAATTATATTAATGTAAACTTATTCTTTTCATTATTAATACTGATTATCAGTTTATTATACATACTGATTTTTATATTATTAATTAGGAATACTTTTAAGGGGTATTTCGATAAAAAAGATGAAATAAAAAACCATCTTCGAAATGATGGAATTGAATTGCCTAACTTGAAATTATACGTTAGGGGAGTCACATTAACATTGTTCTATATCTTGTTGGCGCCGGTCTGCACTTCATTAATATCTATTGTCTTGGCTTTCGTATCTCCCTTATTAAGTGTTTTGTCCTTTTTATTAACTTTAATTCTCGTATTTATAATCCGTATGAAACGTATGGGCAAAGATCATCTGGAAAATGTTGATTTAACGGATGATGAAAAAGAGTTTGTTGACAATATTCGAAAAAGCATTTATGGCGAATGA
- a CDS encoding KH domain-containing protein: protein MPETDYLKIPQNRVGALIGSNGNVKKSIEKATGTILDIDSDEGTVYITPGENMEDPLGVWNANHIVKAVARGFNPEVALKLVSDDIYLEVISLPLYIGKSKKALARHKGRIIGKDGKTREIIMEMAEVDMAVYGKTVSFIGEMENIMIAKEAVEMILNGSRHKSVYGFLEHKKETLKMKEFKDLVGIEDDKIEFKDGIEFDEKDF from the coding sequence ATGCCAGAAACAGATTATTTGAAAATACCTCAAAATAGAGTAGGAGCATTGATTGGAAGCAATGGTAATGTTAAAAAATCCATTGAAAAAGCTACCGGAACCATCCTAGACATCGATAGTGATGAAGGCACAGTTTATATCACACCTGGAGAAAACATGGAGGACCCATTAGGAGTATGGAACGCAAACCATATTGTAAAAGCAGTGGCACGTGGATTTAATCCAGAAGTTGCACTTAAATTAGTTAGTGATGACATTTATCTTGAAGTAATTAGCTTACCATTATATATTGGAAAATCAAAAAAAGCCCTTGCAAGACATAAAGGAAGAATTATTGGAAAAGATGGAAAAACACGTGAAATAATTATGGAAATGGCAGAAGTTGACATGGCAGTGTATGGTAAAACCGTTTCATTCATTGGTGAAATGGAAAACATCATGATTGCTAAAGAAGCTGTTGAAATGATTTTAAATGGTTCCAGACACAAATCAGTTTATGGATTCTTAGAACATAAAAAAGAAACATTAAAAATGAAAGAATTCAAAGACTTAGTTGGAATCGAAGACGATAAAATCGAATTTAAAGA